CCTCTCTTTCTGGGAGCAAAAAAAATCTCGTCGATGCACTACAAAATGCTTACGTCACCACTGATGACGCACTGCACAATCTCTCGGATCGGACACTGGTCGATCCTACGGGTGATGCTCCTCAAATCAATTTTATCCTCAGTGATACCGATCTCGAAAATGAAATAGAGACTGATCGCAAGTCTCTCGAAGGAGAACTCTCGGATTTCAAAAACGATGTAGATGGTCTGGATACATCAGACAATCTCACCAAAGCGCATACCTCTGCAGAAAAAAAAGTTGAAAATATCAGAAAATATCTCGATAATCTCGCATCTGGACTCAATAAAACAACTGCTTCAGGATCACTTACCGAAGAACTGCTCACCGACTGGCGATCAGCACTGACGCTCGCTCGTACCAATGTCAGTACTGCGAAAAGCAATCTCTCTGCCATGTTCAATGCCTATCAGAATGCAGGACAAAGTCTCACGCTGGTCAAAAGTGAACTTGATGTACAAGGATCAGGCAACGTCGTTTATGACATCGATATGAGTCGATTCCAGCTTGAAGAAGCAGAACGAATGCTCGATATTGCGAACGAAAAACTCCTCCAAGCAACTCTCGTTTCTCCACAGGATAACCTCATTGTGAAGAAAATCTATCCCAATACGGGTGAACGACTGAGTGCTCACCAACCAGCCGTCTATCTCGCTACTGGTGCGCTTCAGATACAGATTGATATTCCAGAAGAAGATATTGCTGGAGTCACTACTGGCAATATCGTACACCTAACACTTGGCGCTTTTCCAAACCATCCTCCTATCGAAGGGGTGATCGATACTATCGAGCCCAATGAACTCTCAAAAAATGAAAGTATCTATTATCGAGCTTTCGCTACACTCAAAAAACAAGAGCCTGAGTGGCGTACAGGTATGACAGGAGAAGTAGAGATTCGTGTTGGTGCTACCACCGCTCTCCAGGTCCCGAAAAGTGCTGTTTACAAAAAAAATGGAAAACAATACATCCAGAAAGTGTCTACCACAGGCACAGAAGAGCAGGAGGTGACTACGGGATTGTCAGGAGAAAATACCTTGGAAATCACTGGTGCCTCGATCAAACAAGGAGATACTGTGCTTCGTTATCCGAAACTTCCTTAACCATCTCTATGAATATCGTCTACTCCCGTGCACTCACAACGACTGACCGACAGATTGCATCACAAATCATCAAGCGACAATACGCTGAAAGCGGATATACTGTTTCCGAAGCAGACATCGATGACAAGATGGTACATTTTCTTGATCAAAAAACTGCACAAGTATATCTCGCTCAATACGAAAATACTCCTCTTGCCACTATTTCTCTTATCGGAGATTCATCCGCTGGTCTCCCTCTCGATGAGCTCTACAAAACAGAAATAGACTCTCTTCGTGCGCAAGGTTTCCGACTCGCAGAGGTCTCACAACTCGCTGTCGATACGAAGCACGCTCTCGAATTTCTTCCAGAAAAAATCCTCAAAAGAAATCTTCTTCTCTTCCCCTTCTTCCAAATCATTCTTCAATCTGCAATACAAAAAAAAATCGATGCTCTCTGCATCGCTATCAATCCCAAGCATGATTTCTTTTATACGACATTGGGCTTCGAAACAATCGGGGAGCTCAAATACTATACGTCATTCAACAATGCTCCAGCATTTGCCAAAATATTGAGGCTCGATACTCTGACAAAGAAAAAAGAAGAAACAAATTTCCTCTCTCGAATGATGTCTGATATTTCCCCGATCGATCCGCTCGTATTCACCGGTGAACAAAAACTGATTTTTCCTCTTGAAATATCTCAGAAATGAGATATTTTTTATTTTTTAGTGGACTACATCCTATTCAGTTGGAACTCTATCATAGCAGAATTACGGAGTTGGCGGGAACTCGGGATGACTCTTGAGCAAGGTTCAGGCAATATATTAGATTAAAGATAGATCGCCGCTGATGATCTGGGGATGCATTCCAAGAATCTCTTGTTTGTAGGACAGCTCAGACGATACTGGATTTAAAATGTAAATCTTTTTCTTGAGATAGAATGCAACACCTATTTCAATCAAAGTATTACCACCGACATAGCCGTTAATACCTCTTTTTTCCTGATTGACGACTAAAATTCCATCGCACCAGTCAATTTTTTCATAATGGTCATTAATCGCTCCTTCTTTCATATTCCAAATCTCGTGTCCTGCTGGGAATGCATCAATGCCCCCGTTCTGTTCAATGTATTGACCGAAATAAACCTTCTTGCCACCGCCAAATTCTTTTGGCACTTCGAGAGCAAGTTCTGGAATTTTGACTTCGTGACCTTGTTTTACCAGCTCATCTCTAGCTGATTCCATTTCTTTATAAAATCCAATGCTACCGCAAATTGTTATTTTCATAATCAAATAATTTTAAGTTCTTTTAACCATTCGTACCAAACTGGCTCAATCCCAGGCGATTTTTCCCAATCATCTTGGCTGATATCTCCACGAACGTATTTTTCAGTTTTACTCGCGAGTAATAATAAATCATCTTTTTTATAAAAAATCGCCCGCTTTGTTTCATCTTCACTTCTTTTTATTTCGCCCGTAGCTTCAATCTGATAGATTTTCCAATAGTGCCAGCTTCCGCCTTCACGCCTACAAGAATTTTCTTTTCGTCCTTCAATTAAAAGTTTTATATTTTGCGCCTCTAATCCGACCTCCTCCTTTAACTCTCTTTTGGCTGATTCCTCAAAAGAATTATCTCCGTCCATATGACCAGCTGGAGGCGCAAAACCAAATGGGGGTTTTTTCTTTCTATAAGCAATAAATTGCCGTCTCTCCAAACTAACATTCCTAAACTGGTATGATCACATTTCATAAGGAGACTTAATGATTTTGTGGACCTGGGCAGAATCGGACTGCCGCCTCTGCAATGCGAATGCAGCGTTGTACCACTTAACTACAGGCCCTTGATATTTCTTGGCTCAAACAGATGTAGTATAGAAAGATTCCGAAAGAAATGCAAGAAAAAATCCATAGTCTAAGCACTCCCAGATTGACAAAGCGCAACTTTAAATATATGATGCATCGTTGTAAAATTTGAAGGCTTTGTACAACAAACATCTCGTTCTTTAATAAGGGCTCACGTCGAGCCCGCTCAACCCAGGAGGCCATCATGGCAAAAATTGCTTATTTCATCGACGTGCCAAAAAAAGGAGAACGACGAGAGGAATTCCAGTGGTTTCTCACGAGAATGATGAGACAGCATCCGTTCGTGTTCTCGATATCCAAGGGCAGATCTCCCGAGACAACTCATTTTTTTGAAGAACATGGGATCGTGGTACAAGACTTCTGGACGGCTCGCGAGCGGGGAATATTCGAATTCCCCGGAGACCAGCGCTACTTCCTGAACGACATGGTTAAAAGTTTACCTGGTAAAGGATTACTCGAAGTGCTCTACCATCAAAAGATACTCTACCACGGGAATTTCTTTGGGAAACCGTACACCGGCGATCTGATACTGTTTCGACCGATAACTCGCGAGGAGGGCGACGAGCTTTCTACCGCGCTCACCATTGCCGGTCTCCAATCTCTTGGGTTTATAGTGCTCGAGGATGTGTGCGAAGTCACTCCCGACTCAATTACACCCCATGAAGTCATCAAGATTACTGGGCGGCCAGGACAAGCGGAGCACCAAGGAAGGAATGCGGAACAAATTACAGCAGAAGAAGAACAGATCAGAAATGAAGAGCGTATCCGGGCGGTGATGAGAAAACAGCAAGAACATGATGCAGCATTATTCAGCATCGCCAGAACGCGTTGGAATATCAGAGAAAACGCTCGTGTCGATGAAGCCTGGAACCGAGGCATCTACCTTTTCAAAAAGCCTTTTACTTCAAAATATCCCTAAACCGAAATTGGGGCGAATTCACCCAATCCGAAAGGGCTGTCACCCACCGACGAATGTCAGTGGGTGTTTTTCTTTTCTGTAGAGTCATCAAGCGCAGCCACTTCTTCAACGTGATTCTCAAGTACCGAGTCACCCTCACCAAAGAGGAATTTTGTTCGGAATTTTTTACCAGCGAGAAACACTGGTAGCCAGTGAATATCATCCGGCCACATTTCATCATAAGGAATAGCGTCGATGGTGAACCACTGCGGTCGCATTTCTTCGGTTTCGACAGGCTCTCCATCCCAACTATCAATCCGAAAAACGTGTACCTCTAGAATATCGCCTCTGCTCGTCACAAATTCAAATTCATGAATACCGACTTTTTCCATCTTGGTGATCATGATCCCACACTCTTCCCGCGTCTCACGCTTGGCAGCATCTTCGATAGATTCTCCATCATGCAATTTTCCACCAAACCCGTTCCATCGTCCCTCTCCGAATCCACGTTTCTTCATGCCAAGCAAAATCTTTTCTTCCTTCACGATGAAACAGAGTGTCATTATTTTCTTTGTCATAGTTATGATTCTTCGAGGATAATCCGCTTCTCGAAACCTCCGCGCTTCTCATATTTTTCCTTCTGTAGCAGAACGATTTCTTCATCACTCCATCCATTCAGTTTCAGTAGAGATGCAATCACCTCATATATATCAGCCATTTCTTCTTTGTTCTTATCGACGAGAAATTCATTCACCTCTTCGAGCAATTTTTCATTCAGCTTCTGTCGATATTCTTCGTCTGTAGCGGTGTGATACGTTGCTTTTTCTCCTTTTCCTTCAATAATCTCAATTATTTTATCGCGTACTAGTTTATTGTATTTCATAGTATTTTTGCTTTATTTAAGACTTTATTTTGAGAAAATTCTAAAAGGTTTTTTGGACTCTTTTCAAAATATCGACTTCTGTGATATACCCCCACACCAACTTCTAGTCGCATATACCATAAAAACTAAGTTGCAAAAAAGTTGGTGTGGGGGTATACTTTAGGTGCGAGGATGGAGGACATATTGGAAGGGACGTTTGGTATCACGTAGATACTACAACAATAAAAACAACGTTTTTTACCCACCCCACCCAATATCCCCTCCCCTCGCTCTCCCTTCCTCTTCATACATTGATGAGGATTTTTCTTTACCTCAATATTATACATTGTAATCCCGCTCCCTACACATCGTATCACTCCTTCGAAGTATACCTTCTCACTTCTTACGTGCGATTATCTGAAGCCATCGGGTCTTGCCAGCCAAGTGGACATCCGAGAGTTCAATATCCAAACCCAATTTCCTGAGAACATCCTCCAATTCCTGTTTCGAAAAATAACTGAAAAATCGTTCATACTCATACCCATAATCATTTTCTATTTCTACTTCCTCCTCTGATTGACCTTCCCGTGGTTCTTTGACAGAAAGAAAGAGGATACCATTTGGTTTAATTTTGGTAATGGTATTCCTGAGAATACCCGTGATTTCCTTTTTAGGAAAATGAAGGAGTACCGCCTGCATCACAACCCCATCGAATTCTTTTTCCATTGAAGCGATATCCCTGATATCAAGAACGTGAAACTCTGCTTCAGGAACCTCTCTTTTGGCGATTTCGATAAAATTCGGAGCAAAATCGATTCCAGTCACCCGAAATCCCCTCTCAGCAAGAAACTTTGATTTGACCCCGCCTGCGCATCCAGCATCCAGGACGACAGCTCCCACAGAAAGCAAAGCCGCGAATTTTTCCATGCCATTGATCCACCAATCATCGGTGAGGTGATCCTTGTGCCAATCTACGGCTATTGTATCGTATGTGTCTTTGAGATTCATAAATCTCTGTATTATTTTACTTCCAGTTCTTTGAAGCCAGTATTCTCATCAAAAACACGTTCGTACGATACATCGTCAAAGATTCCTATGACGATTTCTGCTGTATATTTTATTTCACAACCATCCTTGAGGTGACCTCCAATCACCTTTCCTTGCTTATCAGAAACAGAAATATGGATGTGACACCCCTCTTTTGATATCGTGCCCGTGCCAGAAACTATTTCAAATGGTTCATCCCATTCTTTTACAATCTGGTTATCTGGTTCTGATGCTGCCATTCTCAATATGGCATTCTCTAAGCCCCCGACAATCGACAGAAGTACACCAGCTTTTATTTCTTTCTCAACAGCGATTTTTTCAATCTCTTCTTTGAGATATTGTCCTGGTTTTAGTCTGAATGTAAGTTGCTTCATAATTTTTTATATCTATCTCAAGCCTTATCAGCCTGTACTCTGACATTTCTCACCTCTATTTTTTGTACCCGTTCTTCCAATGTATCCATATTATTTCCCATGGCACTTCTTGTATTTCTTTCCTGAACCACACGGACAAGGATCATTACGATTGGTAACGTTCTGATTGATGATTGGTTTTTGTATCACTTCCGATTCTTGTTGGTTATTATTTGTTATTTGTTTGCTGTTTTGAAATTGTTCAATACTTTCATTGGCTCCAGAAAATCGTATTTCACGAGGCGATACTTTCTGAGCCATATTCTCTCCCGAACCGATTTTGAGAATGGTCAAGAGATACGTCTTTCTCACGGTGTCCATCAGTCCGAGGAAGAGATCATACGCTTCACGTTTGTACTCGATAAGCGGATCACGCTGACCGTAGCCACGCAGTCCGATACCCTGACGGAGATAATCTATCTCATCGAGATGATTCATCCACAGCGTATCGAGCGAACGGAGATAGAGTGCTTTCTGTATACCATTCCATGTTTCTTTTCCGAGTGCTGATTCTTTCAGGCTATAGACTTTCTTGGCCTCACCCATGAGATATTCGAGGATGAGACTTTTCTTCTCGAGCTCATCTTTGGAACGATCATCTCGAATACTCTCGAGATGTTTCACTGTTTCTTTCTCATCGAGCGTCGGGAACATACCATTTGCTTCCACGGCAACTTCAGAGACATTCCATACCGCTTCCTCACTCGCTGTATGAAAACTGATGATATGATCGAGTTCTTCGGAGAGGAGATTGAGCGTCTCATCACGGAATGCTTCAAGTTCGAGTACATTTTTTCTTTTTCGATAAACCACTTCACGTTGTTTGTTCATCACATCATCATATTCGAGAACGTGTTTACGCATATCAAAGTTAAATCCTTCGATTTTTGATTGAGCACTTTCGATTGTTTTGGAGATCAGTCCATTCTGAATAGGCTCATCCTCAGGGAGTCCGAGCGTTGTCATCATACTTTTCATCTTCTCCCCACCAAATCGTCGCATAAGCTCATCTTCGAGTGACACATAGAATTGCGATGCGCCAGGATCACCCTGACGTCCTGCACGACCACGAAGCTGATTGTCGATACGACGCGCTTCGTGACGCTCAGTACCGATGATGAAGAGTCCTCCAACTTCTCGTACACCATCACCAAGCTTGATATCCGTACCACGACCAGCCATATTGGTAGCGATAGTGACAGAGCCCAGATGTCCGGCATTGGCGACGATAGAAGCTTCACGTTCATGATTCTTGGCATTGAGCACTTCGTGTGGCACACCTTCACGTGTCAGAAGAGCACTCAGATGTTCAGATTTTTCGATAGCGATAGTACCGATGAGTGCTGGCTGTCCAAGAGCATGGATTTCTTTCACCCGGTTGGCTATGGCACGATATTTTGCTTCTTCTGTTTTGTAGATGATATCAGGCAGATCCTTACGGATGAGTATTTTGTTCGTTGGAATTTCCACGACATCGAGCTTATACACCTTGGCAAACTCCTCTGCTGAAGTGAGGGCTGTACCCGTCATCCCTGATAATTTATTGTAGAGACGGAAATAGTTTTGAAATGTAATCGTAGCAAGCGTCCGAGATTCACGTTGCACCGGAACACCTTCTTTGGCCTCGATAGCCTGATGAAGCCCCTCACTATATCGACGTCCTGGCATGAGGCGTCCAGTAAAATCATCTACAATAATCACTTCTCCATCCTTCACGACATAATCTCGGTCAAGACTAAAAATAATTTGGGCTTTGAGCGATTGTTCGAGATGATGGACGTACTCAATATTTCCTGATGTATAGATATTCCCCATTCCAAGAAGCTTCTCCACATGATTCATTCCTTCATCAGTCAGTGTCACTACTTTCATTTTTTCATCCACGATATAGTCTTTTTCTTTACTCAGTTGTGGAACAATACGGGCAAAACGCTCATACATCTTGGTGGATTCACTGTCTGGAGCAGAAATAATAAGTGGCGTACGTGCTTCATCGATAAGAATCGAATCGACTTCATCAACGACCGCAAAGTTGAGTTCTCTTTGTGTCATCTCAGCACGATCCGCGACCATATTGTCACGCAGATAATCAAAACCAAATTCATTATTCGTACCATAAGTAATATCTGACACATAAGCTTCTCGACGCGTCACAGGAATAAGATTGGCCATCTCTACACTCACACTGTCTGTATCAGAAATATTTGATTCATAACGATAAGAAGTATTTTGTCCGACAATACAACCCGTCGTGAGACCGAGTGCTTCATAGACTTGTCCCATCCAATTACAGTCACGCTTGGCGAGATAATCATTGACGGTCACAACATGAACACCTTTGCCTGAAAGAGCATTCAAATAAATAGGAAGCGTCGAAGTGAGTGTTTTTCCTTCGCCCGTCTTCATCTCAGCGATTCTTCCATGATGGAGAGCAATACCTCCGAGCATCTGTACGTCATAATGACGCTCACCAATGACTCGTCCTGCCACTTCTCGAACAACCGCAAATGCTTCCGGGAGAATATCATCGAGTGTTTCTCCTTGGGTCAATCGTTCTCGAAATAACTGCGCCTTTCCTTTCAAATCCTCCTCTGAGAGAAGACGAAGAGGTTCATCGAAAACATTAATTTTTGCAATAAGCGGACGGAATTTGTTGACTTCTCGTTCGTTAGAACCGAACAATTTCTCTAAAAATGACATAGTTTATGGCTTTAAAAAAGGAAAATATACCACTCTATTCTAGCAGAAATACACGATGTCGTCAAAAGCATTTTTTGTGTTTTATTCACGAACGAGTCAGATAATAATCGAGGGTGTAGATCCAATTTTCATCATTTTCTCCCCCATTCTCTCTCGTCATAATCTTCTGGTTGAGCATCCAACTGATATAAGGAGCATCTTCCACTGCTATCTCGCTCACTTTTCTTCCGGTATATTTTCCGAAGGTAAACGTATTAAAAAGAATCGGTCGCGACGAAATCTCGATCATTGTTTCGAGTATTTTCTCTTCGTCCTCGATTGTTCCAGACATTTTCTGAAAGAAAAAATCGAACAGTTTTTGCAAGACACGGACATCTCCGAGAGCGCTATGAGCGAGAGCATCATCGACGTCGAGATCATAATAATACCGCAGATACTGAAGACTCTTTCTCGGCACTGTTTCCTCTGGATCAAGGTGATGTGCGAGTTTGAACGTATCAATGAAGCGTTCAATCACAAGACCTTCTCGCGTGAGCATCGATATATCGAATGGAGCGTTGTGAGCTACCACTA
This DNA window, taken from Candidatus Moraniibacteriota bacterium, encodes the following:
- the secA gene encoding preprotein translocase subunit SecA; translation: MSFLEKLFGSNEREVNKFRPLIAKINVFDEPLRLLSEEDLKGKAQLFRERLTQGETLDDILPEAFAVVREVAGRVIGERHYDVQMLGGIALHHGRIAEMKTGEGKTLTSTLPIYLNALSGKGVHVVTVNDYLAKRDCNWMGQVYEALGLTTGCIVGQNTSYRYESNISDTDSVSVEMANLIPVTRREAYVSDITYGTNNEFGFDYLRDNMVADRAEMTQRELNFAVVDEVDSILIDEARTPLIISAPDSESTKMYERFARIVPQLSKEKDYIVDEKMKVVTLTDEGMNHVEKLLGMGNIYTSGNIEYVHHLEQSLKAQIIFSLDRDYVVKDGEVIIVDDFTGRLMPGRRYSEGLHQAIEAKEGVPVQRESRTLATITFQNYFRLYNKLSGMTGTALTSAEEFAKVYKLDVVEIPTNKILIRKDLPDIIYKTEEAKYRAIANRVKEIHALGQPALIGTIAIEKSEHLSALLTREGVPHEVLNAKNHEREASIVANAGHLGSVTIATNMAGRGTDIKLGDGVREVGGLFIIGTERHEARRIDNQLRGRAGRQGDPGASQFYVSLEDELMRRFGGEKMKSMMTTLGLPEDEPIQNGLISKTIESAQSKIEGFNFDMRKHVLEYDDVMNKQREVVYRKRKNVLELEAFRDETLNLLSEELDHIISFHTASEEAVWNVSEVAVEANGMFPTLDEKETVKHLESIRDDRSKDELEKKSLILEYLMGEAKKVYSLKESALGKETWNGIQKALYLRSLDTLWMNHLDEIDYLRQGIGLRGYGQRDPLIEYKREAYDLFLGLMDTVRKTYLLTILKIGSGENMAQKVSPREIRFSGANESIEQFQNSKQITNNNQQESEVIQKPIINQNVTNRNDPCPCGSGKKYKKCHGK
- a CDS encoding DNA-binding protein, whose translation is MKQLTFRLKPGQYLKEEIEKIAVEKEIKAGVLLSIVGGLENAILRMAASEPDNQIVKEWDEPFEIVSGTGTISKEGCHIHISVSDKQGKVIGGHLKDGCEIKYTAEIVIGIFDDVSYERVFDENTGFKELEVK
- a CDS encoding HlyD family efflux transporter periplasmic adaptor subunit is translated as MKLSLIIFSILFTCLVLILGTFFLVPDFSFFGLRGQPTEDKNIVAIERGELTKIITINNAKLVALDDFELSFPFPGRVESISVQEGLVVSAQSTLLELDTTELELERQKALALVHQSTTNLAQARAGVRSGEIAVFSDKVKGAKTSLSGSKKNLVDALQNAYVTTDDALHNLSDRTLVDPTGDAPQINFILSDTDLENEIETDRKSLEGELSDFKNDVDGLDTSDNLTKAHTSAEKKVENIRKYLDNLASGLNKTTASGSLTEELLTDWRSALTLARTNVSTAKSNLSAMFNAYQNAGQSLTLVKSELDVQGSGNVVYDIDMSRFQLEEAERMLDIANEKLLQATLVSPQDNLIVKKIYPNTGERLSAHQPAVYLATGALQIQIDIPEEDIAGVTTGNIVHLTLGAFPNHPPIEGVIDTIEPNELSKNESIYYRAFATLKKQEPEWRTGMTGEVEIRVGATTALQVPKSAVYKKNGKQYIQKVSTTGTEEQEVTTGLSGENTLEITGASIKQGDTVLRYPKLP
- a CDS encoding 8-oxo-dGTP diphosphatase, coding for MTKKIMTLCFIVKEEKILLGMKKRGFGEGRWNGFGGKLHDGESIEDAAKRETREECGIMITKMEKVGIHEFEFVTSRGDILEVHVFRIDSWDGEPVETEEMRPQWFTIDAIPYDEMWPDDIHWLPVFLAGKKFRTKFLFGEGDSVLENHVEEVAALDDSTEKKNTH
- a CDS encoding 3'-5' exonuclease; this encodes MNRNNLIFLDTETTGTGREDRLCQIAYAFDGSEHESLFKPPIPITIDAMVVTHITNKTVINCEPFASSQMHTDLHDIFSVGNIVVAHNAPFDISMLTREGLVIERFIDTFKLAHHLDPEETVPRKSLQYLRYYYDLDVDDALAHSALGDVRVLQKLFDFFFQKMSGTIEDEEKILETMIEISSRPILFNTFTFGKYTGRKVSEIAVEDAPYISWMLNQKIMTRENGGENDENWIYTLDYYLTRS
- a CDS encoding NUDIX domain-containing protein — its product is MERRQFIAYRKKKPPFGFAPPAGHMDGDNSFEESAKRELKEEVGLEAQNIKLLIEGRKENSCRREGGSWHYWKIYQIEATGEIKRSEDETKRAIFYKKDDLLLLASKTEKYVRGDISQDDWEKSPGIEPVWYEWLKELKII
- a CDS encoding nucleoside triphosphate pyrophosphohydrolase, with protein sequence MKYNKLVRDKIIEIIEGKGEKATYHTATDEEYRQKLNEKLLEEVNEFLVDKNKEEMADIYEVIASLLKLNGWSDEEIVLLQKEKYEKRGGFEKRIILEES
- a CDS encoding class I SAM-dependent methyltransferase; the protein is MNLKDTYDTIAVDWHKDHLTDDWWINGMEKFAALLSVGAVVLDAGCAGGVKSKFLAERGFRVTGIDFAPNFIEIAKREVPEAEFHVLDIRDIASMEKEFDGVVMQAVLLHFPKKEITGILRNTITKIKPNGILFLSVKEPREGQSEEEVEIENDYGYEYERFFSYFSKQELEDVLRKLGLDIELSDVHLAGKTRWLQIIARKK